In one window of Drosophila innubila isolate TH190305 chromosome 2L unlocalized genomic scaffold, UK_Dinn_1.0 4_B_2L, whole genome shotgun sequence DNA:
- the LOC117779774 gene encoding LOW QUALITY PROTEIN: caltractin (The sequence of the model RefSeq protein was modified relative to this genomic sequence to represent the inferred CDS: inserted 2 bases in 2 codons): MEPSVTAVTVSPNPVNAAAAAAANTKRSTQQGRKKSGPKFELSEAQKSDIKEAFDLFDNESTGYIEVKELKVAIRALGFEPKKEEIKRMIAEIDKDGSGRIAFNDFLHLMSMKMAEKDTKEEILKAFRLFDDDETGKISFKNLKRVARELGEXLTDEELREMIDEADLDNDGEVNQEEFXRIMKKTSLY; encoded by the exons ATGGAGCCAAGTGTAACTGCAGTGACTGTATCACCAAATCCCGTGAatgcagcggcagcagcagcggcaaacACTAAACGATCCACGCAGCAAGGACGCAAAAAATCAGGACCGAAATTTGAGCTATCTGAAGCACAAAAGTCGGACATTAAGGAGGCCTTCGATTTGTTTGATAATGAATCGACGGGATATATTGAGGTTAAGGAGTTGAAGGTGGCCATACGGGCGTTGGGCTTTGAGCCGAAAAAGGAGGAAATCAAACGAATGATTGCGGAAATCGATAAGGATGGTAGTGGACGTATTGCGTTCAATGACTTTTTACACCTAATGAGCATGAAAATGGCCGAAAAGGATACCAAAGAGGAGATACTGAAAGCATTCCGCTTGTTCGATGACGATGAAACGGGTAAAatctcatttaaaaatttaaaacgcgTTGCACGCGAACTTGGCG ACCTGACGGATGAGGAATTGCGTGAAATGATTGATGAGGCGGATCTGGACAACGATGGAGAGGTCAATCAGGAGGAGT TTCGCATTATGAAGAAGACCAGTTTGTATTAA
- the LOC117779772 gene encoding uncharacterized protein LOC117779772 isoform X1: MFSLLSSSQIYGLPQTTTTTDQTTSPDDSGTGQKKSNSLPHKNHKQQQQQEQQHRRSTSSLSDTGGKFFANLSAKSPSQFIEKFIKSELLNGYDTLKCQAGGKSPTEKDKSTADSSPLYSNLQTDWAGFSCLQGSYRSHGDSEFYEAVQVKSSSPNNNNNNNSNNNEVNMRSKSSNGAATLQHYQKLPEPSLEVNFNTQAAGHTPAYKKLGFGARLQKQSTEHNSDNSQSSRNTRSSSEVQRSSSGSSSSGAPPLATAATSPERLQRRRLLQMISNYDQQNKQLHRELAKEKRRRTEELACVVKSLLCFESKLKNDMKTVNQRLLDRDTEICRLLRQNRALRKRLVDHQRDEGMVADQETNVDLEEKHVEECLILEALQCNNCRKQFYDIELRANGTQTSLKELGVSAKAEHASSSDDTVSSSFYGARRSVRYTSKRTAGTFRDYMRSRAMHIDDAALEQQSEENTSSVSREDSQTSYEQLHNYARAMERMHGVKATLQDGDYSEQSSLELEQQQQQLQRRRNSSASSRSSKTTSSVAAQLEEDDGIFSPTQDDEDFDELDAEQEQQLMSRGAIKIVQRRCAEFSEASPKQIYETTTDDWYASASDQEELSTAPTAAKPYGQGAVNPVLECVNQILLQQSMEETLREPITTPKSAMAPKGSTNLPRRSSLSGRSGTNGRKRVHFSTKNSMVHVPRHEDVEESHTDELISHYHPMAAAAVPVPGDTLNYESIYSNEYEPIGSERASNLYVDMAAAAADGSVAIAKTPQKLPPALPPKPANLLKFKKSLHQLEEIEDEGDCAVSTTTTSEPDYCSIAEVGVTSVQIVADVHKAPESSTPTEPDRDREQEREQESRNPNCSDDDACSAAASHKTEEIEEIFADIPKLPNVAAIIAPKQSTDYILMAPKTLRLQLSSSSGNTQTMPSQYKRKHVPNILAEINKRMSLPSSPTTPTTPKSLPTTPTSKSLLQLADASGGLPLQAEFDWYNLDAEYDRSNDAPKCSQNEGMLEEISEDNECLVTAADEYNLDEEFQLQPEQDEEDQEAEEEEEEEKKDQVVQHKAEPAKAKQMKKNLASFEKFIEGSGLSTKPLPSKRKIYFNAPFV, encoded by the exons ATGTTCAGTCTGTTGAGCAGCTCTCAGATCTATGGCCTaccgcaaacaacaacaacaacggatcAAACGACATCTCCGGATGACAGTGGCACTGGccaaaagaaaagcaacagTCTGCCCCATAAGAatcacaagcaacaacagcaacaagaacaacaacatcgacgaTCAACGAGCAGTTTGAGTGATACTGGTGGCAAGTTCTTTGCCAATCTAAGCGCCAAATCACCTAGCCAATTTATTGAGAAATTCATCAAAAGCGAACTTCTTAACGGTTACGATACCCTCAAGTGTCAGGCAGGTGGAAAGTCACCCACGGAAAAGGACAAATCCACGGCGGATAGCAGTCCTTTGTATAGCAACCTGCAAACCGATTGGGCTGGATTCAGTTGTCTACAGGGCAGCTATCGCAGTCACGGCGACTCTGAGTTCTATGAGGCCGTACAGGTCAAATCTTCCagtcccaacaacaacaacaacaacaacagcaacaacaacgaagtgAATATGCGTTCCAAGTCATCAAATGGTGCGGCAACCCTACAGCATTATCAAAAGCTGCCAGAGCCCAGCTTGGAGGTCAATTTCAATACCCAAGCTGCTGGACATACGCCTGCTTATAAGAAACTTGGATTCGGAGCGAGACTACAGAAACAGAGTACAGAGCAT AACTCAGACAACTCGCAATCCTCGAGAAAcacacgcagcagcagcgaagtGCAACGTAGTTCCTCCGGCTCTAGTTCATCAGGTGCTCCTCCATTGGCAACGGCTGCCACATCACCGGAGCGCCTGCAACGTCGTCGATTGCTGCAAATGATCTCCAACTACGATCAGCAGAACAAGCAGCTGCATCGGGAACTGGCCAAGGAGAAGCGTCGTCGCACCGAGGAACTGGCCTGTGTGGTCAAGTCGCTGCTCTGCTTCGAGTCCAAGTTGAAGAATGACATGAAGACGGTCAATCAGCGTCTGTTGGATCGCGATACTGAGATCTGTCGTCTGTTGCGCCAGAATCGTGCACTGCGCAAGCGTCTGGTCGATCATCAGCGGGACGAGGGCATGGTTGCCGATCAGGAGACGAATGTCGATCTGGAGGAGAAGCATGTGGAGGAGTGCCTGATCCTCGAGGCTTTGCAATGCAACAATTGCCGCAAGCAATTCTATGACATTGAGCTGAGAGCCAACGGCACACAGACATCTCTCAAGGAACTGGGCGTTAGCGCCAAAG CGGAGCACGCCTCTTCCAGCGATGACACCGTCTCATCGTCGTTCTATGGCGCCAGACGCAGTGTGCGTTACACGAGCAAACGAACCGCGGGCACGTTTCGGGATTACATGCGATCCCGGGCGATGCACATCGATGATGCGGCACTGGAGCAGCAGTCGGAGGAGAACACGAGCAGCGTCAGTCGCGAGGACTCCCAGACGAGCTACGAGCAGTTGCACAACTATGCCAGAGCCATGGAGCGTATGCACGGCGTGAAGGCAACCCTACAGGATGGCGACTACTCTGAGCAGAGCAGCctggagctggagcagcaacagcagcagctgcagcgtcGCCGCAACAGTTCCGCCTCCAGTCGGAGCAGCAAGACGACATCCTCGGTGGCAGCGCAATTGGAGGAGGATGATGGCATCTTCTCGCCCACGCAGGATGACGAGGATTTCGATGAACTGGATgcggagcaggagcagcagctaaTGTCCCGTGGTGCTATCAAAATTGTGCAACGTCGCTGTGCCGAATTCTCCGAGGCGTCACCGAAGCAAATCTATGAGACGACCACAGATGATTGGTATGCCAGTGCCTCGGATCAGGAGGAGCTCAGTACGGCACCAACAGCGGCCAAACCATATGGTCAGGGTGCCGTGAATCCCGTGCTGGAGTGCGTCAATCAGATACTGCTGCAGCAATCCATGGAGGAGACATTGCGTGAGCCAATCACCACGCCCAAATCCGCTATGGCACCCAAAGGATCCACCAATCTGCCACGTCGCAGCTCGTTGAGCGGACGCAGCGGAACAAATGGACGGAAGCGTGTACACTTCTCCACAAAGAACAGCATGGTGCATGTGCCACGTCACGAGGATGTGGAGGAATCCCATACCGACGAACTGATCTCACACTATCATCCAATGGCAGCTGCCGCTGTTCCCGTTCCGGGAGACACCTTAAACTACGAGAGCATCTATAGCAATGAGTATGAGCCCATTGGGTCGGAGCGTGCCTCCAACCTGTATGTGGACATGGCTGCCGCAGCAGCCGATGGTagcgttgccattgccaagaCGCCACAAAAATTGCCGCCCGCTTTGCCGCCGAAGCCGGCGAATCTGTTGAAATTCAAGAAATCGCTGCATCAGCTCGAGGAGATTGAGGATGAGGGCGACTGTGCCGTGTCCACGACAACAACCAGCGAGCCGGATTACTGTTCCATAGCCGAGGTGGGCGTAACAAGCGTACAAATTGTCGCCGATGTCCACAAGGCGCCCGAATCGAGCACGCCCACGGAACCAGATCGAGACCGAGAGCAGGAGCGAGAACAGGAGTCGAGGAATCCCAATTGCTCCGATGATGATGCCTGCTCGGCGGCCGCCTCGCACAAGACTGAGGAAATCGAAGAGATTTTCGCCGACATACCAAAGCTACCAAATGTGGCGGCCATCATAGCGCCCAAGCAATCCACAGACTACATATTGATGGCACCCAAAACGCTGCGTCTCCAGCTGTCGTCCAGCTCCGGAAACACGCAGACCATGCCGTCCCAATACAAGCGCAAGCATGTGCCCAACATCCTGGCTGAGATTAACAAACGGATGAGCTTGCCCAGTTCACCGACCACGCCCACAACGCCCAAAAGTTTGCCAACAACGCCCACATCGAAATCGCTGCTCCAGCTGGCGGATGCAAGCGGCGGACTTCCGCTCCAGGCCGAGTTCGATTGGTATAATCTGGATGCGGAGTACGATAGAAGCAACGACGCACCAAAGTGTTCACAAAACGAGGGCATGCTGGAGGAGATAAGCGAGGATAACGAGTGCTTGGTCACTGCAGCCGATGAATACAACCTGGATGAGGAATTTCAGCTGCAGCCCGAACAGGATGAGGAAGACCaggaggcggaggaggaggaggaggaggagaagaaggACCAAGTGGTACAACACAAAGCGGAGCCAGCAAAggcaaagcaaatgaaaaagaatttGGCCAGTTTCGAGAAATTCATCGAGGGATCAGGATTAAGCACCAAACCATTGCCGAGCAAACGCAAAATATACTTTAATGCGCCCTTCGTCTAG
- the LOC117779772 gene encoding uncharacterized protein LOC117779772 isoform X2, producing MVGKWRFGGHFHVLGHHKNSDNSQSSRNTRSSSEVQRSSSGSSSSGAPPLATAATSPERLQRRRLLQMISNYDQQNKQLHRELAKEKRRRTEELACVVKSLLCFESKLKNDMKTVNQRLLDRDTEICRLLRQNRALRKRLVDHQRDEGMVADQETNVDLEEKHVEECLILEALQCNNCRKQFYDIELRANGTQTSLKELGVSAKAEHASSSDDTVSSSFYGARRSVRYTSKRTAGTFRDYMRSRAMHIDDAALEQQSEENTSSVSREDSQTSYEQLHNYARAMERMHGVKATLQDGDYSEQSSLELEQQQQQLQRRRNSSASSRSSKTTSSVAAQLEEDDGIFSPTQDDEDFDELDAEQEQQLMSRGAIKIVQRRCAEFSEASPKQIYETTTDDWYASASDQEELSTAPTAAKPYGQGAVNPVLECVNQILLQQSMEETLREPITTPKSAMAPKGSTNLPRRSSLSGRSGTNGRKRVHFSTKNSMVHVPRHEDVEESHTDELISHYHPMAAAAVPVPGDTLNYESIYSNEYEPIGSERASNLYVDMAAAAADGSVAIAKTPQKLPPALPPKPANLLKFKKSLHQLEEIEDEGDCAVSTTTTSEPDYCSIAEVGVTSVQIVADVHKAPESSTPTEPDRDREQEREQESRNPNCSDDDACSAAASHKTEEIEEIFADIPKLPNVAAIIAPKQSTDYILMAPKTLRLQLSSSSGNTQTMPSQYKRKHVPNILAEINKRMSLPSSPTTPTTPKSLPTTPTSKSLLQLADASGGLPLQAEFDWYNLDAEYDRSNDAPKCSQNEGMLEEISEDNECLVTAADEYNLDEEFQLQPEQDEEDQEAEEEEEEEKKDQVVQHKAEPAKAKQMKKNLASFEKFIEGSGLSTKPLPSKRKIYFNAPFV from the exons ATGGTGGGAAAATGGAGGTTCGGTGGCCATTTTCATGTGCTGGGACATCACAAG AACTCAGACAACTCGCAATCCTCGAGAAAcacacgcagcagcagcgaagtGCAACGTAGTTCCTCCGGCTCTAGTTCATCAGGTGCTCCTCCATTGGCAACGGCTGCCACATCACCGGAGCGCCTGCAACGTCGTCGATTGCTGCAAATGATCTCCAACTACGATCAGCAGAACAAGCAGCTGCATCGGGAACTGGCCAAGGAGAAGCGTCGTCGCACCGAGGAACTGGCCTGTGTGGTCAAGTCGCTGCTCTGCTTCGAGTCCAAGTTGAAGAATGACATGAAGACGGTCAATCAGCGTCTGTTGGATCGCGATACTGAGATCTGTCGTCTGTTGCGCCAGAATCGTGCACTGCGCAAGCGTCTGGTCGATCATCAGCGGGACGAGGGCATGGTTGCCGATCAGGAGACGAATGTCGATCTGGAGGAGAAGCATGTGGAGGAGTGCCTGATCCTCGAGGCTTTGCAATGCAACAATTGCCGCAAGCAATTCTATGACATTGAGCTGAGAGCCAACGGCACACAGACATCTCTCAAGGAACTGGGCGTTAGCGCCAAAG CGGAGCACGCCTCTTCCAGCGATGACACCGTCTCATCGTCGTTCTATGGCGCCAGACGCAGTGTGCGTTACACGAGCAAACGAACCGCGGGCACGTTTCGGGATTACATGCGATCCCGGGCGATGCACATCGATGATGCGGCACTGGAGCAGCAGTCGGAGGAGAACACGAGCAGCGTCAGTCGCGAGGACTCCCAGACGAGCTACGAGCAGTTGCACAACTATGCCAGAGCCATGGAGCGTATGCACGGCGTGAAGGCAACCCTACAGGATGGCGACTACTCTGAGCAGAGCAGCctggagctggagcagcaacagcagcagctgcagcgtcGCCGCAACAGTTCCGCCTCCAGTCGGAGCAGCAAGACGACATCCTCGGTGGCAGCGCAATTGGAGGAGGATGATGGCATCTTCTCGCCCACGCAGGATGACGAGGATTTCGATGAACTGGATgcggagcaggagcagcagctaaTGTCCCGTGGTGCTATCAAAATTGTGCAACGTCGCTGTGCCGAATTCTCCGAGGCGTCACCGAAGCAAATCTATGAGACGACCACAGATGATTGGTATGCCAGTGCCTCGGATCAGGAGGAGCTCAGTACGGCACCAACAGCGGCCAAACCATATGGTCAGGGTGCCGTGAATCCCGTGCTGGAGTGCGTCAATCAGATACTGCTGCAGCAATCCATGGAGGAGACATTGCGTGAGCCAATCACCACGCCCAAATCCGCTATGGCACCCAAAGGATCCACCAATCTGCCACGTCGCAGCTCGTTGAGCGGACGCAGCGGAACAAATGGACGGAAGCGTGTACACTTCTCCACAAAGAACAGCATGGTGCATGTGCCACGTCACGAGGATGTGGAGGAATCCCATACCGACGAACTGATCTCACACTATCATCCAATGGCAGCTGCCGCTGTTCCCGTTCCGGGAGACACCTTAAACTACGAGAGCATCTATAGCAATGAGTATGAGCCCATTGGGTCGGAGCGTGCCTCCAACCTGTATGTGGACATGGCTGCCGCAGCAGCCGATGGTagcgttgccattgccaagaCGCCACAAAAATTGCCGCCCGCTTTGCCGCCGAAGCCGGCGAATCTGTTGAAATTCAAGAAATCGCTGCATCAGCTCGAGGAGATTGAGGATGAGGGCGACTGTGCCGTGTCCACGACAACAACCAGCGAGCCGGATTACTGTTCCATAGCCGAGGTGGGCGTAACAAGCGTACAAATTGTCGCCGATGTCCACAAGGCGCCCGAATCGAGCACGCCCACGGAACCAGATCGAGACCGAGAGCAGGAGCGAGAACAGGAGTCGAGGAATCCCAATTGCTCCGATGATGATGCCTGCTCGGCGGCCGCCTCGCACAAGACTGAGGAAATCGAAGAGATTTTCGCCGACATACCAAAGCTACCAAATGTGGCGGCCATCATAGCGCCCAAGCAATCCACAGACTACATATTGATGGCACCCAAAACGCTGCGTCTCCAGCTGTCGTCCAGCTCCGGAAACACGCAGACCATGCCGTCCCAATACAAGCGCAAGCATGTGCCCAACATCCTGGCTGAGATTAACAAACGGATGAGCTTGCCCAGTTCACCGACCACGCCCACAACGCCCAAAAGTTTGCCAACAACGCCCACATCGAAATCGCTGCTCCAGCTGGCGGATGCAAGCGGCGGACTTCCGCTCCAGGCCGAGTTCGATTGGTATAATCTGGATGCGGAGTACGATAGAAGCAACGACGCACCAAAGTGTTCACAAAACGAGGGCATGCTGGAGGAGATAAGCGAGGATAACGAGTGCTTGGTCACTGCAGCCGATGAATACAACCTGGATGAGGAATTTCAGCTGCAGCCCGAACAGGATGAGGAAGACCaggaggcggaggaggaggaggaggaggagaagaaggACCAAGTGGTACAACACAAAGCGGAGCCAGCAAAggcaaagcaaatgaaaaagaatttGGCCAGTTTCGAGAAATTCATCGAGGGATCAGGATTAAGCACCAAACCATTGCCGAGCAAACGCAAAATATACTTTAATGCGCCCTTCGTCTAG